The Rhopalosiphum maidis isolate BTI-1 chromosome 4, ASM367621v3, whole genome shotgun sequence region TCTCAAGTCCAACACTCGTGGTGGTACTCTATCGGTCGCACGGGGCAACACCATAGCCGTTGCCCCGGTGACGGTATACGATGCCGTTGGCAGGGTAACGGCCCACGTTCTCGGACGCGCTCGATGATGACGTCGCCGGCCAATAATGCGGCCACGAGTTCTATTAGAGAAGGACATACCAAACTAAACCAAACAATCAaaggatataaaaaaaaatgttctccaATAATTTCGAATTCTAttcaattttacttataatatttacttattttgttcaattttgaaacgtatagttttaatgttatcatatatacatactaaacgaatacataatgtatattataatcatatagcCATAAGGTAATTAAATGAAGTTAATAGAAAGTAATTTCTACcaaaatgtgttatttattaacatatcaattattagtgatcattaaatattaaagattacattgacaaaatattaaaaaatgtaattaatttttttttcaccatcAATTGTGCCAGCAGTAACCTAATCGAACAAAATAGATTAGACGATTTATAATGTAGTTTAATAGTTGTGTCTGTCCGTGACTCATAACAGAGTAAATCGAAAAACTAGAGCGGGAACGGCCTATGGAATAATGGAACGAATAGACATGggtttggtatttttatttatataaaaagaagTCTGTATAGGTTATTGTATTCTTTAATGTAGTCCAATTTCCTATATTATGTGGAGAAAATGTTAGCAGAACGTCGTTCTAGTTGAGTGAGCTCGATGTGGGTCATCGGGCAGAATAGAatacatttgattaaaaacacTTACGATCTTTGGCTGATCGTTGAATTGTGTGTATCACCTACAATTCTATGGTTACACGTGCAAGTCAACGTGGACTGTGTGTTTGCGATTAGAGTAGGTACGAGTACACTTTTGTGTAcggtaaatgtataatattatgacggaGTACAAGAGGCTCTGGGTGGGGACGACTCTCAACAACTACATACCATATTAAAGCATATTATGGTTGTGTAAACTaagcagattttttttttgtattactgctatatcaataaaaatcaaaaacgtaaaaattattatttacattatattaaatctattataaaatttgcttaaaattctattaaatgtaccttttaactaatattattatataaatataatattagcctATAGATGCTATGTTTAAAATCGAAtagaattcattttaatatcacGGTTTTAGGATAACTGTTTATCGTTTGTAAAGCTGtacgtaattaaaaataaacatcatcaacaaaataaatacgatgACGAACACGTGTTCAACGCAGGGGTTGAACTCCATGttttataaaccataaaacattattttcttaattcgCTAGTTGTATTTATGAGTCAAGGATAAGGACCTATAGATAATAAAGTGAGATGATATTTGAAATACTGTATAAACTGTAAACGATTCTTTCTTTATTTATCGAACAACCATGACCAGATATGGAGTTCTATATACATGTGGTTCTGGCTGAAAGGTCATCTCTCGCATTATAAATATCGTAATggtattacattacatttgaCCGTAGTCTTACAAatgtgatttaataatattaagctatacgatattattttatatccgtagaacgaatataatatgcaaaagcAAAGACTATATTTGGTTAGTGAAAACCAATTGAATGTCTGTAtgcacatttatatataatacgtatgtaaATTGTGCTCgtgattattgtattaaaataaattataaatttaccaaactatatagtttattgtatattttataaaatattcatatcacttaaaatatagttattggcGATAAACGATAGTAATAGTTTTTTGGTATGGCCTATGCcaactaatatatttcaaaattgaagtagatatatttaaatacacaattcTTTATTAAGTGGTGTGTACAAATACGCGTAAGTAAGCTGAGTTTCgatgttattgaaatttaaaatatatttttccaataggtaatatgtacctactataacACTACATAATCGGTAGATATAGGTGAcgtttatgcatatatataggtaatctgCGATTAAAGTTCatgcaaaataaacaaactatattttcaaatttattacctCGAGATTGCTGACGATCTGACCAATCTATTTATCTACCATGGTTACGTAAACATTACGTATGGATTTAGATAGCGCAACAGAAGgtgaattagaaaaaaaacaattattacaactCGCGTAGTTCAcgtaaacaaatttttgtaattgtagCCAAATCACTCGCACAAaccaaaattctaaaatttacgAATCACAGATTTTACTTTTTGGTTCGAAAAAAAAGGGGCTAACACGACCGCGTCTCCGACGGAGTATACGTTGGCAGGACCAACGCGGAATGACGACTACGGCTACGGCGAGACTGTGCGTGCGTGGGTACCAGCTGACGGTCTGTATACCGAGTACCGACCGAAGTTGGCAACGGGATGGACTGTTTAACAAACTTTATGACGTCACGGCTTCATCCCCACTCATTTTCGTCCTTCGCACAACCTATGCCCCCACCAGCACACCGTTTCGGACACATGGACGCCACAACGTCACAATAAATTCCGATAATGAAATTCTTTAGTTAAAAACAACTTGGTTTGGACAATCACTGTTAGacgttagttattaattatttaccttgttttatcattatgattatgggtgtttataatatgacttACAAGAAAATCtttcatgtttataataaataatattaatatgccacaaaattacaactaatatttttattgtgattaaacttcaatattttagatgaaaaaattgaatttacaatttacaattaatacgtTTCTATGTttcataaaagttttaaatcgattctgattttttgatattgacTACGTATtagtcttatattatattttttatccaatGTGTGTTGTGACAGCCCGggtcattaataaaatttaaattttaaattgcttgtACTAATATCTTAgtaacctatttattttaagttttatcaatttttaataattcgagtaaaataaattctaaacttctgattctaaaatatgttgaaatttattactataacagAAGTTGTTGCTATTTTGAACGAATAAGGTACAATCAATTCATTACACATcttacgattataatattttattttatttaatattatattaaattaaattagtgtaGTTTTGagtattaagattttaatttcgaGTAGGTATCTATGTCTTATACTGTTAttgtaatctatatttttttgccatcttttattttattattaattttttatttacatttattgaaaGCAAACTAAAgcaattccaaaattttaaacgtctaaaaatatattttgatagagATAATaactaatctaaatattttcaaaatttaattgtgtatagaaaacaaaaatttaaataaaagtttatgttTCAACCTTCTtagaacaattatttaaaaaacaaataataattaacaaaatcttTTGaggataaatagtttttaataaaattgttatttgttatatttttgaatatccaatgtcataaaaatatgaacttaaaaCGCTCACAAAAAATCAtatgaaattatgataaaattttttttaattccagcAAGACAAATTTATGAGTAatctaaaataacatttttaaacttccGTAATGACGGatataaaaaacacacataataccaataggtatatatttcttttctcTGCTCAGAATTAAAAGCgacttttacaataattttaataatctattttatttttcagatttaattttttttataaaatataaaatatataacatactgAAATTAGAATATTGACATTTAACATCAACAGTGGATGATtcaatttagaaaatttacaGTGGCATGTATTCCAATTAATATAAGTGGAGGTTGCCACCTCtcgaaattttgatttttgatatttattaataccaggtaggttagattaaattaaattctcgTGGTGGTATGGGGAATGAGAActaaatgtatgatttttcACACCTGCAAAAATTAACTTTGATGACACAGTATGAATTTGTTattgagtattatttttactaaaagtattattaagaggacgttagacccgcatgtgttgtctctcttattaatgtagatcatagcaaatttgcgttcagcagaacatattttgtgatattagctttaatattagaataaatttacctattatcaaacttaaaggtaataatattatctagggcatttcataggcttttattgatatcttaatttttaagtgagttatagttatgtaaaatattaaaactttaaaatgctcgtaattcgcttaaaaattaaaatcctatgagatgccctagataatattattacctttaagtttgataataggtaaatttactctaatattacaactaacatcacaaaatctgttctgctgaacgcaaatttgctatgatctacattagtaagaaagagacaacacatgcgggtataacgTCCTTTTAACTTTGAAGTTTCtgcaactatattaattataaataccgattaaaaatgcatacaattttttattaaatcaaaattaataattttacaacctataaatattttaaagccgatttaagaaaatgtatttttattgtttttaaaatgtcttagATCTCTGAGagattgaaaacaattattaaggGGTTATGCATAGGCAacaatggttattttttatagcaatTATTGTGTGAgaagtaaaatatgaatattagtgTGAGTTAATGTTTGTGaatttcgtatacaatattacaatgtcaATATGTCAATACTACTAAATGTAAGTATGTAACTATGACatgttaatattactattcatCATAGCTTTAACTGTTTCActtgtcataaaatatatgtaggaTATTAGTGTATCATAAGATAGATCagcaattagtattttatatcgaaaataaagtataaaaaagttatatttgtattttaatttagtgtattttaaattataatatagtaggtatattacattttatctaaaaatacttttagcgTTATTAATGTGTTCTAATCCCTTTTATACAAAGTTAATCGATTGGAAATTTTACATATACTATACTTTGAGcttgtcataatttaaatttgttgaaaatatagaAAGAATAGTTAAATGACTATATTTACagttaatatgaattatgattaatagtattgtgaatttttaaaatcaatcatcataatatcttataatctGTATTTGACTATGAAAttcttagtaattatttattttacatcataAATAAGATTAagggttttaaaatattttagattgacAATGACTTGagatttggaattttaaattatttatatatacttatatacttatttaatttttaaattgaaatttatattattgatacatcAGTTATCGCATTAATATTACTAcgttttattagttaataatataatttgttgttatagaatttccgattttttacagtaaatgattaaagtgatattattttagattatttttatagtttatagtttcTAATCACGctctttctctctctttcCCTCTCTGCTTTACTTGTTCACTCTTCGGTTGTCATGGCTTTGGCGGAACggcattaaaaatgtttggcgCTCAAAAATCTATACAATGCAAGAGCTCTTTACAATAAACCACAGGAGGTGACGCCACTACAATATAGCTTTTTACTATATAGTTCATATGACATATATTTTAGAGTAAAGACATAGAAGAagaacaaaaacattaaaatatgataaaatattttagaaaataaatagtttaaataataacatgataatacatttaacacaatttgaacgctttaatgtaatttaatcaataaaaataaacttaacatttatatatgtgtcttcatagaaataattattaatttaaattaaaaatagttaatataattaaaattatacatatgtttTATCAAGGTAATCTATTATGTGTCAcatattcaatacaaatatttttatttttatggaataaAACTTCTTATTATGTGTAGTAGAGGCTTAAACTAAAGTatgtattgttaattgttttattttataattttaaatctgaaatcttaatattagttatcatacaattacaatgaaataagattataatattatgtattaaaatattaaaagataagTACCAAAAATATAGCTGATTCATAAGTTTACAGTCAATTTGAATaagaacatatatttaaaattaaaatccgtCAGGTAACCAAAGTTCTACAGTTTCGTCAGaccaattgtatttatagaacACTTACTTGTGTTGTGTTCTATGACTGCAGTTCCTAATATTAAATGGCAATTTtaatgaagtataatatatttaaaatttacattattttgtaccaATATGGCAATATGAAATGTTAGGAAAATTAATTCAGTTTTATATTCAGCATAAATAGAACtgcagtaataatataatcacgcTTAACGCTTCTGTTATGCACAAACCATTTTCATTGCAGCTTGGTGTTATTtatagttgtaataatattgtatattatacatgttggCCATAGTGTCTATAAATTACCATAGCAAGTTCCCAAGGCAATTCGCGTGGAATTAAGGTTAGGAAATGATAAACGTTTGTTGAAAACATGAGtccatttcattttattaatggtAATGAATGCATGATGATTGACACAGCCAAGagctgtaattatattttagttttaaattcaaattgtgtttcaatttaaaattaatgtctattgagttatttatttttcataatatagattcataaaatatattagagtatctaatttaaatgttttaatgtaataaaatataattatattatgacatgtaatatttaatatgttaatagtttttgtattaaatttacgttggtaatatttcaatatactgTATTTGAGCCTTCGAGGgtgtttacattaataaataaaattacaatttaacctTCTTATTAGGATATAAACAGAACTTAtactaacttataaattatattttatttaaatacataatatagataaaatattgttgtaattcaattaaaatattaatatcgggaccatatttttaaattatgaattaaaatctgaaatttgttattaaatatttatagataatttgcTTGCAGATtcctaaatatgtataatttaaataatatgatgtacatACAATGCCTATACCATACGCCGTAAGTTtggttcatatattattataattcttagaCTTTTGACAGTCTAGCtagtattaaatttaggtatttacagagacacatttataattttgacttcCTTAATAATGCTTTTGTACACCCTAATACCCTTTAAACACGAATAAATACAACCATTTGGATACAACAACTTTACATGAACTTTTAAACACTcaacacttattatataatagttaaattgtcAGATTTctccataataaaataattttatgttttgaggatttcaaaaatgtcatctgtattcttaacatttttatctatacgTAAATTTTTAGAAGCTGTgctatttagttttaaatgttttatttatttttcattattataaaatagtcaaattatatcaacttaagtacataacaattaatatatatattaactgtttatagttatacaccattattatttattgtgatttaaaaaaaaacacttcgACAGCAAGATAGATCAAAACTatctattttagtttaaattagttGCTGTTTtggaactttaaaatttaaccttTGGTACTAtaacaattcaaatattaactgactatacaataattcaaaattatttttaaatcttcagatacattatagttaaatatttttagaataatatcttTGATAATCATCATACACGCATAGATTCACAGATTCAatgtttattatctataactgTTTCCAGTAATGTGAATAAtctggtattatattatgaaggtACCGATTGTGGGCTGTGGCAATATGCTTAAAATCTGCCCAAACCTAATGcgtgcaattttattttacaataaaactgGGTCCACAGACCACGGCTATACGCGTTGTCCgttttattctaattaaatatctgaaatatagttttaaaatatgatagcgcgcttaaaatactattattcgtataatttataaacgtatttaaaatgaaaatgtttcagattaaaaattttatagattgtttcaaaattataataaaaattgcaatatCAGAGCTAGCGAAAACCCGAAGAAGTTACTCTGATGTATAAACGTATAGTAGATTGAACATCCTAATAATATTGactataggtaatttaatttaatgataaatcattgtacaCTTTATTTCCGTTGGCGAGCTTGAGCGTGCGAATTGGTGTGTACCTATTATGTCAAAAACACACTCCATCGCAGGTAAAGTATAGTATCtactaaatacttttatcataatattataataatataatatctcagATTGTCAGTGGACAGCGTGGTACAACACGATTTACCAATACATACATCGATATCACACAGTTACACAAAAGCGACGACTAAAGGACGATAGAGGACTTGGTATGAACTCGCCGGCGTGTGCTTGGAGAGTATACGGCGACAAAACGGACGTCACCGCGATGGCTGTCAACATGGACGCCTACGTGCTGTTCACACCGTTCGCTTGACTATGGTGTCGTTAATAGCCAACGCCTACGGTTTCACGTGCGACATCATGACAGATTTTTGCGACAGGATTTCGGCATTTACGATCTTGGTTCGACAAGGAACCGCCGAGCATAGAACTACGTGTGCACCATAGAGGCTTGCCGGCTCAGCGTTCCGACATCATGCAGTTAGCGTCGTGGCCCGCACGCTGCTGTATTGTGGCGGTCACTTTCGGTAAATACAGTATCCCGGTCGTCGTGTCACACGTGTTCACAGAATATTTCATAGCTGACACGTTCTACTGATGGCTGCATAAccatatttatctaatatacaCCACCCTATGCGTATTATACGTTTCCGATATGTGGTGTGTTTGCGGTGGCCTCTAAACGACGACCCTACGACCTCGGCCAACCCAAAAAATAGCCCATGCAAGTGTTCGTCAACACGCACCACGTTACCGAACCCTTCGAACCCGTGTCGTTGAACTGCGTGTGCGTTGGTGGCATACTCTTGACTGTGCTCCAACCACTACGTAAATGTACGATGTGTGTAGTCGTCGAAGCACCTTTTTTGGTATCATCCCACTGACGACGAGGTGAAAAACTCTTAAAGCCTTATTGCGGTGActgaatattaatacaataagttctaaaattaatttaaatgcataaatcACTTTTAATCGAatgactaaattaaatttgtataaaatattttttttttttttaaataaaaaacattataatttgtctGATTTAAGATAGGTGTTGTACGTGAAAAACTAcgctatattttatgtattatcttcattatatgttaaatagcAGTTGTCCTATTTATATTAGGACATAACATggaatagtaaattttttattcaattatataactaaagaTAAATCATTCGAACTGAAGtcttatagaattttaaatagtatagtattataatataatctttccTTTACTCTAAAATACAACTTTCCCCTATTACCATAACCTtcatgaataaaatgtattaattcgtAAAATgggtttttatgatattatgcaaatacctatattaaaaaaaagccatttaatattattgcttataaatgaatatatttttgttaagtaagttaatttgtattactaactacacacaaaaaaaatgtattattattattattattttatagttatagttatatatgttatatgtattatcttAGTATGTAGTTATGCATTTtagtatacttaatacttattatattatgtttgtacgagtttttactaaatattatacgcatttaTATTAACGTGTTGGCTTGATAAACCATTGCaggtttttgtttatttttattattgatattatacaacaataagtTTCATCTTTCACTCTGCACAcgggtattataaaaatggttcCTACccgataagaaataatataatgtttgtgtaaaataaaaatgaataatcattataaataattcactaACGCATGGGATTACATATAGCCCATAAAGGTGCAATACATCTAACCTTTAGTTAGAACTCGAGATAATAATTCACATAGTGCAcgcacataaaatataaatagatagataACATTTGGTAATCACAATAATGTGTCGAGTCCAAAAATCAGTGATTCGTACCTATTCATCATTCGTCGAAAAACTACGTCTTCGAACAACGATCGTTAAAAAATCTGGGCAGAAACAAAATCACAAAaccaaatgaaaacaaaaacaatttaaaaataaaaaaagcctTTAAATCCATCGTTGCGAAACTCTTTACCGGTTACAAAATGTTGTGCCGAGTCGTGAacgtaatgttataaatattttcgaataatATCGGCATCTCGGtgttataggtacaatatggAACGTGTTACGAAACAGTGCGTCCCCGCTGCCGCCGTGACCTGTGCGTTCGTTGTGCTTTGTGCGATCTCGCCTCCGACGACAGCCGTCAACGTGCTGGCCATCGAACCATTGCCGGCCCGGAGTCATTGGACGTTTATGCGGGCGGTGGTCAGGGCGATGGCCACCGGTGGCCGTGGTCACAACGTGACGGTGTATACGCCGTTCGCGTCGTCATCGGCGGCAACTGTTGGCGTCTGCGACGGGGGCCCCATCGGTTGCGGGTACGTGGAAATACCGCTGCGGCTCGACGTGCCCGATAAGGTTGCGCTGGACGTGCGGACAGCCATAGCTGATTTCGCAGACCAGTGGCGGTTCGTGGGCATTGCCGTGGACAAGAGTAGGACAGCGTGTGACCGGCTGGACCGAATGGCAGCCGCCGGCCACTTTACGGCCGACGTGCGGTATGACATGGTCGTCGTCGAACTCGTGTCGTCCGAGTGCACGTCTCGCGTGTCCAGCGCACTGGGCGACGTGCCGCTCGTGTATGTGTTTCCGTCGCCGATGGCCTCGTGGATGGAGGCAAAAGCGCTGGGCACCAGCCCCAGCCCGTCGTATGCGGCCCGGCTGTTCGCCCGTTACGCGGTGCCCGACACGTTAGCTAGGCGGCTGGAGAACGCGTACGGCTGGACCGTGATGGCAGCGTTACAATTGTTACACGAGCGAGACGACGATCAGACCGACTACCGTAAGCCCGCTGTCACGTTCGTCAACACGGATACGACTGTGGAAAAATCCGTGCCCACCGTTCAGAATATGATCGGGGTCGGCGGTGTACACCTTCCGCCACTTGAACCTATACCTCCGGTAAGTCATGTTTAAAAGACACGTCATTTACGCACAGCAACGATGGCAATATCGAAAAAGTCAACCAATACcagaaaattaattgatttttattactaatgaAGTATGTTGCTCATACCTGTTGCTGACCGATTCcgtgtatttttcattttatgtaacttTACGGGGAAATGAATTTCGTGTGAATTTCAAAACTTAGCTTTCATATTTATGGGTTAGCGTACATCatattcgtaattttttttttttcaaaaatcttaaTTCTTACTAGGAGAGTGTTGGAATAAGAATTACGTATTTTTTGAAACTTGATAATACGATTTTGATTTTGAGAGagaaattcaattttgtacaaaattaaaattttggatTGTATTGTAACATTTGCCACACACCATGTACatcaattatctattattattattattattattattatacgataaacACACTATATGATTgactaatacaaaatatactcactaaacacattttacctgcccaaaatataacttaatatattaaaacgacACATGGAAAGCAGTTTGACACTAACCATCAACACGAGCGAACTcagcaatacatttattaacagCCATCTCCAaaacaat contains the following coding sequences:
- the LOC113556852 gene encoding UDP-glucuronosyltransferase 2C1-like isoform X2 — its product is MERVTKQCVPAAAVTCAFVVLCAISPPTTAVNVLAIEPLPARSHWTFMRAVVRAMATGGRGHNVTVYTPFASSSAATVGVCDGGPIGCGYVEIPLRLDVPDKVALDVRTAIADFADQWRFVGIAVDKSRTACDRLDRMAAAGHFTADVRYDMVVVELVSSECTSRVSSALGDVPLVYVFPSPMASWMEAKALGTSPSPSYAARLFARYAVPDTLARRLENAYGWTVMAALQLLHERDDDQTDYRKPAVTFVNTDTTVEKSVPTVQNMIGVGGVHLPPLEPIPPDILKFIEESPNGIIYFTFGTVVALSTMPDHIQNIFKDALAEVPQRVLLKYEGEMKDKPKNVMTSKWLPQRDILKHPNVKLFIGHGGISGVYEAVDAGVPILGFPLFYDQPRNMANLVDAGMALSFDLFSVTKNTLLSAINEIINNETYSKNAKIVSDRFKDRPMSPADSVVYWTEYIIRHKGAPHLRSHALNLTWYQYFLLDVVAVVLLIIVSVFYTALKTLQMINKIIFKPSSKSKSKPD